Proteins co-encoded in one Cricetulus griseus strain 17A/GY chromosome 1 unlocalized genomic scaffold, alternate assembly CriGri-PICRH-1.0 chr1_1, whole genome shotgun sequence genomic window:
- the LOC100766723 gene encoding LOW QUALITY PROTEIN: prohibitin-like (The sequence of the model RefSeq protein was modified relative to this genomic sequence to represent the inferred CDS: deleted 1 base in 1 codon; substituted 1 base at 1 genomic stop codon): MSSSKPFHLRSGIYEEEEAKRLKEQERVDDTKGAGSKDLENVNITLHILFWPVTSQLLRIYTSIGEDDDEQVLLSITTEILKLLVARFDAGELITQQELVSRQVSDDLTETAVTFGFILDEVSLKXLTFGKEFTEAVEAKQVAQQKSERARFVVEKAEQQEKAAIISVEGDSKAAELIVNSLATAGGSLIELHKLEAAWDIAYQLSVPSRNITYLPAGQSVLLQLPQ, encoded by the exons aTGTCTTCTTCAAAACCCTTCCATTTGAGATCAGGGATCTATGAAGAAGAGGAGGCTAAAAGATTGAAAGAGCAAGAGCGGGTGGATGACACCAAG GGGGCTGGTAGCAAAGATTTGGAGAATGTCAATATCACACTACACATCCTCTTCTGGCCGGTGACCAGCCAGCTTCTTCGTATCTACACCAGCATCGGTGAGGATGATGATGAGCAGGTGCTGCTATCCATCACCACAGAGATTCTCAAGTTGTTAGTGGCTCGCTTTGATGCTGGAGAATTAATCACCCAGCAAGAATTGGTCTCCAGGCAGGTGAGTGATGACCTCACAGAGACAGCAGTGACGTTTGGGTTCATCCTGGATGAGGTGTCCCTGAAATGACTGACC TTTGGGAAGGAGTTCACAGAAGCAGTGGAAGCCAAACAGGTGGCTCAGCAGAAATCTGAGAGGGCCAGATTTGTGGTGGAAAAGGCTGAGCAGCAGGAGAAGGCAGCCATCATCTCTGTGGAGGGTGACTCGAAGGCAGCCGAGCTGATTGTCAACTCCCTGGCCACCGCAGGTGGTAGCCTGATTGAGCTGCACAAGCTGGAAGCTGCCTGGGACATTGCTTACCAGCTCTCCGTGCCCTCTAGGAACATTACCTACCTGCCAGcagggcagtcagtgctcctcCAGCTTCCCCAGTGA